The Actinocatenispora sera genome has a window encoding:
- a CDS encoding oxidoreductase, translating into MELNLDKKVAVITGGSKGIGAGIAAALAAAGARVTVGARTAPAEPVDGVTFVPVDLGTPDGADRLVRTVAETHGGIDILVNNVAVSEPAQSVLDFTDEQWHRIFDLTFFSAVRAVRAAVPSMRGRENASIVMLGSLNARLPAGMIAPYSAAKAALANLGKALSEELVPAGIRVNTVSPGPVRTPLWTDPGGFAELFAAQANTTVDDVMDRVLPESMAITTGRVSEPDEVADLVSFLVSSRARNITGGDYIIDGGMYKSTA; encoded by the coding sequence ATGGAACTGAACCTCGACAAGAAGGTCGCCGTGATCACCGGCGGCAGCAAGGGAATCGGCGCCGGCATCGCGGCCGCGCTCGCCGCGGCCGGTGCCCGGGTGACCGTCGGCGCCCGTACCGCACCGGCCGAACCGGTCGACGGCGTGACGTTCGTCCCGGTCGACCTCGGCACCCCGGACGGCGCCGACCGGCTGGTGCGTACCGTGGCGGAGACGCACGGCGGCATCGACATCCTGGTCAACAACGTCGCGGTGAGCGAGCCGGCGCAGTCGGTGCTCGACTTCACCGACGAGCAGTGGCACCGCATCTTCGACCTGACGTTCTTCAGCGCGGTACGGGCGGTGCGGGCCGCGGTGCCCTCGATGCGGGGCCGCGAGAACGCCTCGATCGTCATGCTCGGCTCGCTCAACGCCCGGCTGCCCGCGGGCATGATCGCCCCGTACTCGGCGGCGAAGGCGGCGCTCGCGAACCTCGGCAAGGCGCTGTCGGAGGAGCTGGTGCCGGCCGGGATCCGGGTCAACACGGTCTCCCCCGGCCCGGTGCGCACGCCGCTGTGGACCGACCCGGGCGGCTTCGCGGAACTGTTCGCCGCGCAGGCGAACACGACCGTCGACGACGTGATGGACCGGGTGCTGCCGGAGTCGATGGCGATCACCACCGGCCGCGTCAGCGAGCCGGACGAGGTCGCCGACCTCGTGTCGTTCCTGGTCTCCTCCCGGGCCCGCAACATCACCGGGGGCGACTACATCATCGACGGCGGCATGTACAAGTCGACCGCCTGA
- a CDS encoding N-acetylmuramoyl-L-alanine amidase — MRRIVRVAAVAAAGVLGAGAMATGAGAQGSTVPASGPNQRQAEFAAAAHHSGVPADVLLAVSYQETRWEAHAGAPSTSGAYGPMALTDVAAATRGARATAPERNQRGDGVARPAAAITAGAAADGAAQHTARTAAALLGVDAATVRGDEATNIEAGAALLARYARDLGHGNLPSGVDGWYGAVAKYAQASTQQGAQSFADSVYGTIAAGAHATTADGQRISLTARKVTPKRAEAAGLGLPKPASSQRPECPRGLDCDFVPAAYQLDGDGSDPRNYGNYDLADRPEQVKIDTIVLHDTEETFGDTLDTFTNPASYVSAHYVVRSGDGHVTQMVPTKDVAWQAGNWYINAHSIGIEQEGFAIQGATWFTEPLYHSTARLVRYLAARFGVPLDRQHILGHDNVPGISAAGIPGMHWDPGPFWDWNHFLNLVGRPTIPMPGRHVVTINPRFAANEQQVRDCEQNTPVAKQASSFVWLRTGPSDDAPLFDDPGLDPAQTGGTDCAADWGDKASAGQQYVVAGRAGTWIAIWYDGAKVWFDGTRAVSPARAPVIRPKPGRDSIPTYGVAYPEKSAYPAEIPPASVTPLTYTIHSGQSYVYGGRAVTDYYYAKTIDDSIPGDHTDVPGHDRYLRIQLGHRIAFVNAADVVVVPA; from the coding sequence GTGCGACGCATCGTCCGAGTTGCCGCGGTCGCCGCGGCCGGAGTGCTGGGCGCCGGGGCCATGGCCACCGGTGCCGGCGCGCAGGGCAGTACCGTTCCGGCGTCCGGGCCGAACCAGCGGCAGGCCGAGTTCGCCGCGGCCGCGCACCACTCCGGCGTACCGGCCGACGTGCTGCTCGCCGTGTCCTACCAGGAGACGCGCTGGGAGGCGCACGCCGGCGCGCCGAGCACCTCCGGCGCGTACGGGCCGATGGCGCTGACCGACGTGGCCGCCGCGACCAGGGGCGCCCGGGCCACCGCACCGGAGCGCAACCAGCGCGGAGACGGAGTCGCCCGGCCGGCCGCGGCGATCACCGCGGGCGCCGCCGCCGATGGCGCCGCCCAGCACACCGCCCGTACCGCGGCGGCGCTGCTCGGCGTGGACGCGGCGACGGTGCGCGGTGACGAGGCGACGAACATCGAGGCGGGCGCGGCGCTGCTCGCCCGCTACGCCCGCGACCTCGGCCACGGCAACCTGCCGAGCGGCGTCGACGGCTGGTACGGCGCGGTCGCGAAGTACGCCCAGGCGTCCACCCAGCAGGGCGCGCAGAGCTTCGCCGACTCGGTGTACGGCACGATCGCGGCCGGCGCGCACGCCACCACCGCGGACGGCCAGCGGATCAGCCTGACCGCCCGGAAGGTGACGCCGAAGCGGGCCGAGGCGGCGGGTCTGGGCCTGCCGAAGCCGGCGAGCAGCCAGCGGCCGGAGTGCCCGCGCGGGCTCGACTGCGACTTCGTCCCGGCCGCGTACCAGCTCGACGGCGACGGTTCGGACCCCCGCAACTACGGCAACTACGACCTCGCCGACCGGCCCGAGCAGGTGAAGATCGACACGATCGTCCTGCACGACACCGAGGAGACGTTCGGCGACACGCTCGACACGTTCACCAACCCGGCGAGCTACGTGTCGGCGCACTACGTCGTCCGCTCCGGCGACGGCCACGTGACCCAGATGGTGCCGACCAAGGACGTCGCCTGGCAGGCCGGCAACTGGTACATCAACGCGCACTCGATCGGCATCGAGCAGGAGGGGTTCGCGATCCAGGGCGCCACCTGGTTCACCGAGCCGCTGTACCACTCGACCGCGCGGCTGGTGCGCTACCTCGCGGCCCGCTTCGGGGTGCCGCTGGACCGGCAGCACATCCTCGGCCACGACAACGTGCCGGGCATCAGCGCCGCCGGTATCCCCGGGATGCACTGGGATCCGGGCCCGTTCTGGGACTGGAACCACTTCCTGAACCTGGTCGGCCGGCCGACGATCCCGATGCCGGGACGGCACGTCGTCACGATCAACCCGCGGTTCGCGGCGAACGAGCAGCAGGTGCGTGACTGCGAGCAGAACACGCCGGTGGCGAAGCAGGCCAGCTCGTTCGTCTGGCTGCGTACCGGGCCGAGTGACGACGCACCGCTGTTCGACGATCCGGGGCTGGACCCGGCGCAGACCGGCGGTACCGACTGCGCCGCCGACTGGGGCGACAAGGCCAGCGCCGGCCAGCAGTACGTGGTCGCCGGCCGGGCCGGCACGTGGATCGCGATCTGGTACGACGGCGCGAAGGTCTGGTTCGACGGCACCCGCGCGGTCTCGCCGGCGCGAGCCCCGGTGATCCGGCCGAAGCCGGGCCGGGACAGCATTCCGACCTACGGAGTCGCCTACCCGGAGAAGTCGGCCTACCCGGCCGAGATCCCGCCGGCGAGCGTCACCCCGCTCACCTACACCATCCACTCCGGACAGTCCTATGTGTACGGAGGCCGGGCGGTCACCGACTACTACTACGCGAAGACGATCGACGACAGCATCCCGGGCGACCACACCGACGTGCCCGGACACGACCGGTACCTGCGCATCCAGCTGGGCCACCGGATCGCGTTCGTGAACGCCGCCGACGTGGTCGTCGTCCCCGCCTGA
- a CDS encoding hemolysin family protein, whose protein sequence is MNVGALIVTVVLLAGNAFFVAGEFAIIASRRTQIEAEAGRSRRGRWTLSAMSQLPLMVAGTQLGVTICSLGLGAAAEPAIAHLLRIPFEAAHVPDEVLHPVSFVLALAIVTYLHTVLGEMVPKNLTLVGPERAVLWLAPPLLGFCTVTRPLLTAVQWLARLVLKLFRIEPPDEAKSVFNADEFAGLVSESRTEGLLAEPEHARLAGALALGRLTAADALLPWMDVVAVPDDISPAALELTANRTHRSRFPVVARSSRRVLGFIHVKDVLEVTGPARRKPLPASAIRPLPVVAPNRTLADLLLSMRRGRHHIALVGTEGAPIGIVTLDDVLSAVVGTPAPAEPRPR, encoded by the coding sequence GTGAACGTCGGCGCGCTGATCGTCACGGTGGTACTGCTGGCCGGCAACGCGTTCTTCGTCGCCGGCGAGTTCGCCATCATCGCCTCCCGGCGCACCCAGATCGAGGCGGAGGCCGGGCGGTCCCGGCGCGGCCGGTGGACGCTGTCGGCGATGAGCCAGCTGCCGCTGATGGTCGCCGGTACGCAGCTGGGCGTCACGATCTGCTCGCTCGGGCTCGGCGCCGCGGCCGAGCCGGCGATCGCGCACCTGCTGCGCATCCCGTTCGAGGCGGCGCACGTACCGGACGAGGTGCTGCACCCGGTGTCGTTCGTGCTGGCGCTCGCGATCGTCACCTACCTGCACACGGTGCTCGGCGAGATGGTGCCGAAGAACCTGACGCTGGTCGGGCCGGAACGCGCGGTGCTGTGGCTCGCGCCCCCGCTGCTCGGCTTCTGTACCGTCACTCGCCCGTTACTGACGGCGGTGCAATGGCTGGCCCGGCTGGTGTTGAAGCTGTTCCGGATCGAGCCGCCGGACGAGGCGAAGTCGGTGTTCAACGCCGACGAGTTCGCCGGGCTGGTCAGCGAGTCGCGGACCGAGGGGCTGCTGGCCGAGCCGGAACACGCCCGGCTCGCCGGCGCGCTCGCGCTGGGCCGGCTGACCGCCGCCGACGCGCTGCTGCCGTGGATGGACGTGGTGGCGGTGCCGGACGACATCTCGCCGGCGGCGCTGGAGTTGACGGCGAACCGTACCCACCGGTCCCGGTTCCCGGTGGTGGCCCGGTCGTCGCGCCGGGTGCTCGGGTTCATCCACGTCAAGGACGTGCTGGAGGTGACCGGGCCGGCCCGCCGCAAGCCGCTGCCGGCCAGCGCGATCCGGCCGCTGCCGGTGGTGGCGCCGAACCGTACGCTCGCCGACCTGCTGCTGTCGATGCGCCGCGGCCGGCACCACATCGCCCTGGTCGGTACCGAGGGCGCGCCGATCGGGATCGTCACCCTCGACGACGTGCTGTCCGCCGTCGTCGGTACGCCGGCGCCGGCGGAGCCGCGGCCCCGGTGA
- a CDS encoding hemolysin family protein, producing MIALSTVLPLAAFVLLTGANAFFVVAEYALVTADRATIERQASAGDRRARQVLAAFRRLSFQLSGAQLGVTLSALLTGYLAQPALAKLLRPLFDGLGGEVAANVAAVLALVIATLFSMLFGELIPKNATLAKPMGAVRAVTPILRGFSAVFGWLIRILNGSANAVVRRFGVQPQEELASARSAEELGLLAAMSARAGALPRETAMLVQRTIRFGDKRAAEAMTPRVDVVALPAESTVTDMLALANESGRSRFPVYVDTLDSIVGVAVISDVLAVPPDQRRATLVRRYAREPVFVPESLRLDKVLEALRQGGRDLAIVVDEYGGTDGVVSLEDLVEELVGDIEDEYDRPEEESLSAQTLEITAPGVDPAKLVPGVLRADELYEQCGFRLPDGPYETLAGFVMAQLGHIPVAGESVAHDGWEFTVTSVEKHRIEQVRVRPPADWEPPSEYVPQESS from the coding sequence GTGATCGCGCTGTCGACGGTGCTACCGCTGGCCGCATTCGTGCTGCTGACCGGGGCGAACGCCTTCTTCGTGGTCGCCGAGTACGCGCTGGTGACCGCCGACCGGGCCACCATCGAGCGGCAGGCGTCGGCCGGCGACCGCCGGGCCCGGCAGGTACTCGCCGCGTTCCGGCGGCTGTCCTTCCAGCTGTCCGGCGCCCAGCTGGGCGTCACGCTGTCCGCGCTGCTGACCGGCTATCTGGCCCAGCCGGCGCTGGCGAAGCTGCTGCGGCCGCTGTTCGACGGGCTGGGCGGCGAGGTCGCGGCGAACGTGGCCGCGGTTCTGGCGCTGGTGATCGCGACGCTGTTCTCGATGCTGTTCGGCGAGCTGATCCCGAAGAACGCCACGCTGGCCAAGCCGATGGGCGCGGTCCGGGCGGTGACCCCGATCCTGCGCGGCTTCTCGGCCGTCTTCGGCTGGCTGATCCGGATCCTGAACGGCTCCGCCAACGCGGTGGTGCGCCGGTTCGGGGTGCAGCCGCAGGAGGAGCTGGCGAGCGCCCGGTCGGCGGAGGAACTGGGGCTGCTCGCCGCGATGTCGGCGCGGGCCGGTGCGCTGCCGCGGGAGACCGCGATGCTGGTCCAGCGGACGATCCGGTTCGGCGACAAGCGGGCCGCGGAGGCGATGACGCCGCGGGTGGACGTGGTGGCGCTGCCGGCCGAATCCACCGTCACCGACATGCTGGCGCTCGCGAACGAGTCCGGCCGCAGCCGCTTCCCGGTGTACGTCGACACGCTCGACTCGATCGTCGGGGTCGCCGTCATCTCCGACGTGCTCGCGGTACCGCCGGACCAGCGCCGGGCCACGCTGGTGCGCCGGTACGCGCGCGAGCCGGTGTTCGTACCGGAGAGCCTGCGGCTGGACAAGGTGCTCGAGGCGCTGCGGCAGGGCGGCCGCGACCTCGCCATCGTGGTCGACGAGTACGGCGGGACCGACGGCGTGGTGAGCCTGGAGGACCTGGTCGAGGAGCTCGTCGGCGACATCGAGGACGAGTACGACCGGCCGGAGGAGGAGTCGCTGTCGGCGCAGACGCTGGAGATCACCGCACCCGGTGTCGACCCGGCGAAGCTGGTGCCCGGCGTGCTGCGCGCCGACGAGCTGTACGAGCAGTGCGGCTTCCGGCTGCCCGACGGGCCGTACGAGACGCTCGCCGGATTCGTCATGGCGCAGCTCGGGCACATCCCGGTGGCCGGCGAGAGCGTCGCGCACGACGGCTGGGAGTTCACCGTCACGTCGGTCGAGAAGCACCGGATCGAGCAGGTCCGGGTGCGGCCGCCGGCCGACTGGGAACCGCCCAGCGAGTACGTCCCGCAGGAGTCGTCATGA
- a CDS encoding N-acetylmuramoyl-L-alanine amidase: MHRPPSRRLAAAIVASAGLVALVPAAAGTAAPAPAATGADRQQQFAAAAAHHHVPLSVLLGVSYLESRWDAHVGQPSSAGGYGPMHLTDVTRVAAPAARGDARGDDARPMTTPARPAQSTGDPALHTMDAAAALTGDSPATLRTDPAANIDAGAALLADYQRQLGATGSDAADWYGAVARYSGATDVAGAREFADEVYQVIRTGEARRTDSGDTVRLAAQPSVAPKTGQLSALHLAKAESDADTPKPECPASMGCDFVPAAYAQNSADKGDYGNYDLAERPSKLKIQYLVIHDNEGYYNGTLSWFQNPAAYAAAHYELRSSDGHVTQMIQNTNVAWQAGNWYINAHSIGIEHEGFAATGATWYTEAMYRQSAKLVRYLAGKYRIPLDRQHIIGHDNVPATTAAGIRNMHWDPGPYWDWNHYMNLVRGHAQRHSHTGGLVTISPDFATNQQLVTGCDKSGSGTPCDAQGTNFVYLHTQPSADSPLVSDPGLHAGPGTTDIADWAARAVDGQQFALAGRSGDWTAIWYAGVKGWFLDPHRSPTATAAHGFVVTPKHGATVPIYGRAYPEASAYDGTPVPVQSVVDLGYTMTAGQRYPLGLTDVVTDYYYAPTIDSSLPGDHTVVVGHDRYYEIQFGHRIGFVRADAVTIRPV; this comes from the coding sequence ATGCACCGACCGCCATCCCGAAGACTCGCCGCCGCGATCGTGGCCAGCGCCGGTCTCGTCGCCCTGGTACCGGCCGCGGCCGGTACGGCGGCGCCCGCACCGGCCGCGACCGGGGCCGACCGGCAGCAGCAGTTCGCCGCCGCCGCGGCCCACCACCACGTACCGCTGTCCGTCCTGCTGGGCGTGTCCTACCTGGAGTCCCGGTGGGACGCCCACGTGGGGCAGCCGAGCAGCGCCGGCGGGTACGGTCCGATGCACCTCACCGACGTGACCCGGGTGGCGGCGCCGGCCGCGCGCGGTGACGCCCGCGGCGACGACGCGCGGCCGATGACCACACCGGCCCGACCGGCCCAGAGCACCGGCGATCCGGCGCTGCACACCATGGACGCGGCCGCCGCGCTCACCGGGGACAGCCCCGCCACCCTGCGCACCGACCCGGCGGCGAACATCGACGCCGGTGCCGCGCTGCTCGCCGACTACCAGCGCCAGCTCGGCGCGACCGGCAGCGACGCCGCCGACTGGTACGGCGCGGTGGCCCGCTACTCGGGCGCCACCGACGTGGCCGGCGCGCGCGAGTTCGCCGACGAGGTCTACCAGGTGATCCGCACCGGCGAGGCCCGCCGCACCGACAGCGGTGACACGGTACGGCTCGCCGCCCAGCCGTCGGTGGCCCCGAAGACCGGCCAGTTGTCCGCGCTGCACCTGGCCAAGGCGGAGAGCGACGCCGACACCCCGAAGCCGGAGTGCCCGGCCAGCATGGGGTGTGACTTCGTACCCGCCGCGTACGCGCAGAACAGCGCGGACAAGGGCGACTACGGCAACTACGACCTCGCCGAGCGGCCGAGCAAGCTGAAGATCCAGTACCTGGTCATCCACGACAACGAGGGCTACTACAACGGCACGCTGAGCTGGTTCCAGAACCCGGCGGCGTACGCGGCGGCGCACTACGAGCTGCGCAGCTCCGACGGCCACGTGACGCAGATGATCCAGAACACCAACGTCGCCTGGCAGGCCGGCAACTGGTACATCAACGCGCACTCGATCGGCATCGAGCACGAGGGGTTCGCCGCCACCGGCGCCACCTGGTACACCGAGGCGATGTACCGGCAGTCCGCGAAGCTGGTGCGCTACCTCGCCGGGAAGTACCGGATCCCGCTGGACCGGCAGCACATCATCGGGCACGACAACGTACCGGCCACCACCGCCGCCGGGATCAGGAACATGCACTGGGACCCGGGCCCGTACTGGGACTGGAACCACTACATGAACCTGGTGCGCGGGCACGCGCAGCGGCACAGCCACACCGGCGGCCTGGTCACGATCTCGCCCGACTTCGCCACCAACCAGCAGCTGGTCACCGGCTGCGACAAGTCCGGCTCCGGCACCCCGTGTGACGCGCAGGGCACCAACTTCGTCTACCTGCACACGCAGCCGAGCGCCGACTCGCCGCTGGTGTCCGACCCCGGCCTGCACGCCGGGCCCGGCACCACCGACATCGCCGACTGGGCCGCCCGCGCGGTGGACGGCCAGCAGTTCGCGCTGGCCGGACGATCCGGTGACTGGACCGCCATCTGGTACGCCGGGGTCAAGGGCTGGTTCCTCGACCCGCACCGCAGCCCGACCGCGACCGCGGCGCACGGGTTCGTGGTGACGCCGAAGCACGGTGCCACGGTGCCGATCTACGGCCGGGCGTACCCGGAGGCCAGCGCCTACGACGGCACGCCGGTGCCGGTGCAGTCGGTCGTCGACCTCGGCTACACCATGACGGCGGGCCAGCGGTACCCGCTGGGGTTGACCGACGTGGTCACCGACTACTACTACGCGCCGACGATCGACAGCTCGCTGCCCGGTGACCACACCGTCGTGGTCGGGCACGACCGGTACTACGAGATCCAGTTCGGGCACCGCATCGGCTTCGTCCGCGCCGACGCGGTCACCATCCGCCCGGTCTGA
- a CDS encoding endonuclease/exonuclease/phosphatase family protein — protein sequence MLRRLAAALITTGATVLAALAVPGTAAAATTPTTVWQWNIAGNTMHHGSTTDGLIPAATSSIVHRNAQFVGINELCHQQYTALVTSLRAAGFPQDPGNFARFEPSTPGGQSSICAGQQYGIGLFSAAPLGTARRYALPDARHPNETRKLLCAPLAARPHLVYCTTHLVPDDAYLQPQLDAVRSRIDGFRAAGDTVLISGDFNAQPNSARLNGWYSSSLDTPANRDNTGRYRELDDTDGGCPGYGEWTFGSTGGPCGLGTKLDLLFVREDTVAGVYQEDSLAVPTTCGGPCSDHRAIVGTVPVTVAG from the coding sequence ATGCTCCGACGTCTCGCCGCAGCGCTCATCACCACCGGCGCCACCGTGCTCGCGGCTCTCGCGGTGCCCGGCACGGCCGCCGCCGCGACCACCCCGACCACCGTCTGGCAGTGGAACATCGCCGGCAACACGATGCACCACGGGTCCACCACCGACGGCCTCATCCCGGCCGCCACCTCGTCGATCGTCCACCGCAACGCCCAGTTCGTGGGCATCAACGAGCTCTGCCACCAGCAGTACACGGCGCTCGTGACCAGCCTGCGCGCCGCCGGCTTCCCGCAGGACCCGGGCAACTTCGCCCGGTTCGAGCCGAGCACGCCCGGCGGCCAGAGCAGCATCTGCGCCGGCCAGCAGTACGGGATCGGGCTGTTCAGCGCCGCCCCGCTCGGCACCGCCCGCCGGTACGCGCTGCCCGACGCGCGGCACCCGAACGAGACCCGCAAGCTGCTCTGCGCGCCGCTCGCCGCCCGGCCACACCTCGTCTACTGCACCACCCACCTGGTCCCGGACGACGCGTACCTGCAACCGCAGCTCGACGCGGTCCGCAGCCGGATCGACGGCTTCCGGGCCGCCGGCGACACCGTGCTGATCTCCGGCGACTTCAACGCCCAGCCGAACAGCGCGCGGCTGAACGGGTGGTACTCGTCGTCGCTCGACACCCCCGCCAACCGCGACAACACCGGCCGGTACCGGGAACTCGACGACACCGACGGCGGCTGCCCCGGCTACGGCGAGTGGACGTTCGGCAGCACCGGCGGGCCGTGCGGCCTCGGCACCAAGCTCGACCTGCTGTTCGTTCGCGAGGACACGGTCGCCGGCGTGTACCAGGAGGACTCGCTCGCGGTGCCGACCACCTGCGGCGGCCCCTGCTCGGACCATCGCGCCATCGTCGGCACGGTCCCGGTCACCGTGGCGGGTTGA